A window of Sphingorhabdus lacus contains these coding sequences:
- a CDS encoding GxxExxY protein encodes MEIEHICSIIVDAAFKIHKDIGSGLLESAYEVILAAKLQSKGLTVDRQVPIDIEYDAIRLPSAFRVDLLVEKRIILEIKSVGKTLPVHAKQVITYLRLTNLTHGFVLNFGTSLFKDGIKRLLNDRPSSVSSCLRANQNCLGAT; translated from the coding sequence ATGGAGATTGAACATATCTGCTCTATCATCGTGGATGCGGCCTTCAAGATTCACAAAGATATCGGATCGGGGTTGCTTGAAAGTGCCTATGAGGTGATCTTGGCAGCCAAGTTGCAAAGCAAAGGGCTTACAGTGGATCGGCAAGTGCCGATCGATATTGAATATGATGCTATTCGACTACCTTCGGCATTCCGGGTAGATTTACTTGTTGAAAAACGTATCATCCTTGAAATCAAATCGGTCGGGAAGACGCTACCGGTCCATGCGAAGCAAGTCATAACCTATCTACGCCTCACCAATTTGACCCACGGGTTTGTCCTCAATTTTGGCACATCACTGTTCAAGGATGGAATAAAACGCTTGTTAAATGACCGCCCGTCTTCTGTGTCTTCGTGTCTTCGTGCGAACCAAAATTGTCTCGGCGCGACATGA